A single window of Culicoides brevitarsis isolate CSIRO-B50_1 chromosome 3, AGI_CSIRO_Cbre_v1, whole genome shotgun sequence DNA harbors:
- the LOC134834630 gene encoding uncharacterized protein LOC134834630 isoform X2 — protein MAPQQRVNNKKVKSSDKEKKEKTEKTEENAESGEGSGLRGYLSSEQGSNFMKMFVMMNSLVMFLTMGVPAMKQAYEIARSWLEEWGWL, from the exons ATGGCTCCTCAACAAagagttaataataaaaaagtgaaaagtagcgataaagagaaaaaggaaaagacggaaaaaactgaagaaaatgCAGAATCGGGAGAAGGTTCAGGCTTAAGAGGGTATTTGAGTTCAGAacaag gTTCAAACTTCATGAAAATGTTCGTAATGATGAATTCTTTGGTAATGTTCCTCACAATGGGAGTTCCCGCCATGAAACAAGCTTACGAGATCGCTCGCAGTTGGTTGGAAGAATGGGGATGGCTTTAA
- the LOC134834630 gene encoding uncharacterized protein LOC134834630 isoform X1: MIAFMLLRTVLLIGILSVYSIGMFRLINQFFGERYQSHLRDELSKRAKDTLQQQKVSVSLSNNDFNRDDFCRRKIDGFYGIINEEENEVKLQNFCANDDDNDAKNNKLTLNDSSYNVKKHEHEKDFRNAAERRRNNENIKKKTQLKKSKVFMTTTASETQAERMSEKDEKHKFYDDADFVTAAPRTEDDKLIDSEEGCFKSVTEEEMCSVDKGSSKGWLF; encoded by the coding sequence ATGATCGCTTTTATGTTACTTCGCACCGTTTTGCTCATCGGCATCTTGTCAGTCTACAGCATCGGGATGTTTCGtttaatcaatcaatttttcggCGAACGTTATCAGTCTCATCTACGTGATGAGCTGAGCAAACGAGCAAAAGACACTTTGCAACAGCAAAAAGTTTCCGTGTCATTATCTAATAACGATTTTAATCGCGACGACTTTTGCCGAAGAAAAATTGACGGATTTTACGGAATTATTAACGAGGAAGAAAACGAAgtgaaattacaaaatttttgtgcaaatgacgacgacaacgacgccaAGAACAATAAATTAACGTTAAACGATTCCAgttataatgtaaaaaaacatgaacatGAAAAAGATTTCCGTAACGCCGCGGAACGAAGACGCAATAATGAGAACATTAAGAAGaaaactcaattaaaaaagagCAAAGTGTTTATGACTACTACCGCGAGTGAAACGCAGGCAGAAAGGATGagcgaaaaagatgaaaagcataaattttatgatgatgcaGATTTTGTGACGGCAGCTCCGCGCACCGAAGACGACAAGTTAATCGACAGCGAAGAAGGGTGCTTTAAAAGTGTGACGGAGGAGGAAATGTGTTCAGTTGATAAAGGTAGCAGCAAAGGATGGCTCTTCTAA